The proteins below are encoded in one region of Bremerella sp. P1:
- a CDS encoding alkaline phosphatase D family protein — MFRTLLLLVLTTTSSLCAQDTQWPDPIANDVLPYATAGLSHGPLLGAITDTSVKVWLRTRVATGFEVLYGEQLPLTEASAKVAGETSDTRDNAVAVTLQELKPNTRYYYAVRINGELPDLRPEVSDAWPYFKTLPNETSFVDDRNNPNGLFNVTFAIGHCASQDPDVSGGMYTSTPAYDMIRKHQADEAMFAIVNGDVIYEERRNGTLNGIRENYKLYFSRGRSFSSLFRQTPALFTFDDHDVGWDIHGCGQIGLGEGRHLIRDLGLRGYEEYLSWANYRGEQSGRVQFGECHVSNGSDVLFDPDADFTQLNPATVSTIHLGNYTRGENLARRSGAPKNAGVYGLTKVIDANRLQITPPAKTDETLSYSIGTHHYYDWKVSNCHFFALDTRGERSNRNPRDRTDPSLFILGPEQEEWFVEGVQNTDADFIFVISPDPWVIYHTAAHVGGDDKDDKGDGFPSFLHQRERLLELLDSVEKPVLIFTGDVHASASVKITDNVYEMMCGPLGSTGHPLGTLGNPPTGGKWKSMGRDVEVRWVTGFPNNLPYQKIRNTYYGVVQVNNILKVASPSGGYQYVAYDEPQVVIRWHDGYTGDLAYAESITTLDAKEE; from the coding sequence ATGTTCCGAACCCTCCTGCTACTTGTCCTCACTACAACGTCGTCGCTTTGCGCGCAGGATACGCAGTGGCCTGATCCCATTGCGAATGATGTTCTGCCATATGCTACTGCTGGACTATCTCATGGTCCGCTGCTTGGAGCAATCACGGATACCTCAGTCAAAGTCTGGTTGCGAACAAGGGTGGCTACGGGCTTCGAGGTTCTTTACGGTGAGCAATTGCCTCTCACGGAAGCATCCGCGAAGGTCGCCGGTGAAACGTCCGACACTCGCGACAACGCGGTGGCGGTGACGCTGCAGGAATTGAAGCCCAACACAAGGTACTACTACGCAGTCCGCATCAACGGTGAACTGCCGGACCTTCGCCCCGAAGTCTCGGACGCTTGGCCATATTTTAAAACGCTCCCCAACGAAACGTCGTTTGTTGATGATCGCAACAATCCCAATGGATTGTTCAACGTGACCTTCGCGATCGGCCATTGCGCATCTCAGGATCCTGACGTATCGGGAGGAATGTACACAAGTACGCCAGCCTATGACATGATTCGCAAGCATCAAGCAGACGAAGCTATGTTTGCGATCGTCAACGGTGATGTGATCTACGAAGAACGCCGCAACGGAACGCTCAATGGCATTCGGGAAAACTACAAACTCTATTTCTCCCGAGGTCGTTCCTTTTCTTCGCTGTTTCGCCAAACACCGGCACTATTCACGTTTGATGACCATGACGTCGGCTGGGACATCCACGGGTGTGGTCAAATCGGTTTGGGGGAAGGCCGACATCTGATCCGCGATTTAGGGCTGCGGGGATATGAGGAATACCTGTCGTGGGCGAACTATCGTGGAGAACAGTCGGGCCGTGTCCAGTTCGGTGAGTGCCACGTTTCCAACGGCAGCGATGTACTATTTGATCCGGACGCTGATTTCACGCAATTGAATCCGGCAACCGTCAGCACCATTCATTTGGGCAACTACACTCGCGGTGAGAATCTCGCAAGACGCAGTGGTGCTCCTAAGAATGCGGGCGTCTACGGACTGACGAAAGTCATTGACGCAAATCGCCTGCAGATCACTCCACCCGCCAAGACGGATGAAACGTTGTCGTATAGCATAGGGACACATCATTATTACGACTGGAAAGTTTCCAACTGCCACTTCTTCGCGCTGGATACCCGAGGAGAACGCTCCAACCGAAACCCGAGGGACCGCACCGACCCCAGCCTATTCATTCTTGGACCCGAGCAGGAAGAATGGTTTGTTGAAGGCGTGCAGAACACGGATGCTGATTTTATCTTTGTCATCTCTCCCGACCCGTGGGTCATCTATCACACGGCTGCTCATGTCGGTGGCGATGACAAGGATGATAAAGGGGATGGTTTTCCATCGTTTCTTCATCAGCGCGAGCGGCTGCTTGAGCTGCTTGACTCGGTGGAAAAGCCGGTGCTGATTTTTACCGGTGACGTACATGCTTCGGCGTCGGTCAAGATAACGGATAACGTCTACGAGATGATGTGTGGACCGCTTGGTTCCACAGGGCACCCCCTGGGGACGCTCGGTAATCCTCCCACCGGCGGAAAGTGGAAGAGTATGGGCCGCGATGTGGAGGTCCGTTGGGTGACAGGATTCCCCAACAATCTGCCCTACCAGAAGATTCGTAATACCTACTACGGTGTCGTTCAGGTAAATAACATTCTCAAGGTCGCTTCGCCTTCAGGCGGCTACCAGTATGTTGCCTATGATGAACCTCAGGTCGTCATCCGCTGGCACGATGGCTACACCGGAGACCTGGCTTATGCTGAATCGATTACCACACTTGATGCGAAGGAAGAGTAA
- a CDS encoding aldehyde dehydrogenase family protein — MSTLPKLTLLPEVEKFLSRERLTSVVGGQPFATSSNDCIATYDPGSGEKLADVEELTSQEVDQAVQIADEAFKNTTWATMPSNERAALMHRLADAIEKHKAIIGQIESLDAGKVEAQAQGDVQNCADTLRYFADLAQHMNHRTTLAVKGHEAWTFRKPWGACAFIFPWNFPFLLIGWGISPALAAGNTVVIKPAEDTPLSAIYLAELAKEVGIPDGVINVITGRGATVGAALSSNKVIKRMSFTGSPEVGRLVGEACGRNLVPVKLELGGKGAAVIFNDVDVEDTTKKLAAAITFHTGQVCCDATRWLVHQDIYDDFINQCVNLLSEVKIGHQLDVSTQMGPVVNAKQRERVLGYLEKGVAEGAECLLSGGPANVEGFPGNFVKPALLAGSLDNTAAQEEIFGPVAYLAPFKTEQEAIEMANYTTYGLANSVWSADLARAARVAESMVAGNSWINAHNVFAQGVPYGGINQSGLGGGVLSVETLLDYYRSTSVVRPL, encoded by the coding sequence ATGAGCACCCTACCGAAATTGACGTTGCTACCTGAAGTCGAAAAATTCCTGAGTCGAGAACGTCTCACGAGCGTTGTGGGCGGTCAGCCATTTGCAACCAGCAGCAATGACTGCATTGCGACCTACGATCCTGGTTCTGGTGAAAAGCTCGCTGACGTCGAAGAACTGACTTCGCAGGAAGTTGACCAGGCGGTTCAAATTGCGGACGAGGCATTCAAAAATACGACCTGGGCGACGATGCCGTCTAATGAGAGAGCCGCTTTGATGCATCGCCTGGCCGACGCGATCGAGAAGCACAAGGCTATAATCGGACAGATTGAGTCGCTCGATGCTGGCAAGGTCGAAGCCCAGGCTCAAGGTGACGTCCAGAACTGTGCCGATACGCTGCGTTACTTCGCGGACCTTGCCCAGCACATGAACCACCGCACGACCTTGGCCGTCAAAGGACATGAAGCCTGGACGTTTCGTAAGCCGTGGGGAGCTTGTGCATTTATCTTTCCTTGGAACTTTCCATTCCTGTTAATCGGTTGGGGGATCTCCCCTGCGCTGGCGGCTGGCAATACCGTTGTGATCAAGCCTGCGGAAGATACGCCACTCTCGGCAATCTATCTGGCCGAACTGGCCAAGGAAGTCGGCATTCCTGATGGCGTTATTAATGTGATCACTGGGCGTGGGGCGACCGTCGGCGCCGCACTGTCCAGCAACAAAGTAATCAAACGCATGTCGTTCACCGGTTCTCCGGAGGTTGGTCGTCTGGTTGGTGAAGCGTGCGGTCGTAACCTGGTACCCGTCAAGCTCGAATTGGGTGGTAAAGGCGCGGCAGTCATCTTCAATGATGTCGACGTCGAAGACACGACCAAAAAGCTCGCAGCGGCTATTACTTTCCATACCGGTCAGGTATGCTGCGATGCGACGCGCTGGCTCGTGCATCAAGACATTTACGACGACTTCATCAATCAATGCGTAAACCTTCTTTCTGAGGTCAAGATCGGCCATCAGCTCGACGTGAGCACCCAGATGGGACCGGTTGTAAATGCCAAGCAGCGCGAACGTGTACTCGGCTATCTAGAAAAGGGGGTCGCGGAAGGCGCCGAATGTTTGCTCAGTGGAGGACCTGCAAACGTCGAAGGATTCCCTGGGAACTTCGTCAAGCCAGCCCTCTTGGCAGGCTCGCTCGATAACACGGCGGCTCAAGAGGAGATCTTTGGTCCGGTTGCTTACCTGGCTCCTTTCAAGACAGAGCAGGAAGCCATCGAGATGGCGAATTACACGACCTATGGTCTCGCCAATAGTGTCTGGTCAGCCGATCTCGCTCGCGCGGCTCGCGTTGCTGAATCGATGGTGGCAGGCAATAGTTGGATCAACGCCCATAACGTGTTTGCCCAAGGTGTCCCCTATGGAGGAATCAATCAGAGTGGTCTGGGTGGCGGCGTTCTTTCGGTGGAAACGCTTCTCGACTATTACCGCAGCACCTCTGTCGTGCGGCCTCTTTAG
- a CDS encoding sulfatase family protein: protein MAGSPPNFIIILADDLGFGDVGCYGSEKIKTPHLDRMASEGIQFTDFYATAPICTPTRASLMTGCYPSRVGLGTPLHTPDRIGLNQDEVTIAELLQSKGYATACIGKWHLGHQPDFYPTRHGFDYYYGTPLGHCFRTERMQKRGKYSDLFLRNETRVPFPPDDQLTQDVTADAIEWIKSTRDKPFFLFLSHPMPHGPVAASERFRGKSQGGVYGDAVETIDWSTGEILKTLRELGLDQDTIVMFTSDNGADDGNWEVKADWFGSNAPFRGKKQQAWEGGLRVPCLAWGPGRIPSKVVLSEVTSVMDLLPTFSAMAGASLPEDRVIDGKDISGLLLGRINEWSPYDAFIYHARFGKRAGIRMGKWKLLIDVDAGTWRHQGDALYDLSADPGESNNLVKQHPEVVERLRQRLNEFEEDLQKNSREPGRIHE from the coding sequence ATGGCAGGTAGCCCCCCCAATTTCATCATCATCCTCGCGGATGATCTGGGCTTCGGCGACGTGGGGTGTTATGGCTCCGAGAAAATAAAGACACCTCACCTCGACCGCATGGCGAGTGAGGGCATCCAGTTTACGGACTTCTATGCCACGGCACCCATCTGCACCCCCACGCGCGCATCGCTGATGACGGGTTGCTATCCTTCGAGGGTCGGGCTTGGCACACCGCTGCACACACCAGATCGGATCGGCTTGAATCAGGATGAAGTGACCATTGCGGAGCTGCTTCAATCGAAAGGTTACGCCACGGCATGCATCGGCAAATGGCACCTAGGGCATCAACCAGACTTCTATCCTACGCGACACGGCTTTGACTACTATTACGGCACGCCGCTGGGGCATTGCTTCCGAACAGAACGCATGCAAAAGCGTGGCAAGTATTCCGATCTGTTTCTTCGAAACGAAACTCGCGTGCCGTTCCCGCCGGACGATCAGCTCACGCAGGACGTGACCGCAGACGCTATCGAGTGGATCAAGTCGACTCGGGACAAGCCATTCTTCCTGTTCCTGTCGCACCCAATGCCGCACGGCCCCGTCGCAGCGTCAGAGCGATTCCGTGGCAAGAGCCAAGGCGGGGTATATGGGGACGCTGTTGAGACGATCGATTGGAGTACTGGAGAGATCCTCAAGACGCTACGCGAACTCGGGCTAGATCAAGACACCATTGTCATGTTTACCTCTGACAACGGCGCAGACGACGGGAACTGGGAGGTGAAGGCCGATTGGTTCGGTTCCAATGCACCCTTCCGCGGCAAGAAGCAGCAGGCTTGGGAGGGTGGGCTGCGAGTCCCTTGTCTAGCATGGGGGCCGGGACGTATCCCATCCAAGGTGGTCTTGAGTGAAGTGACGTCAGTCATGGATTTGCTACCTACATTTTCGGCGATGGCCGGGGCAAGTCTACCGGAAGATAGAGTTATCGACGGCAAGGACATCAGTGGCCTTCTTTTGGGAAGAATCAACGAATGGTCGCCGTATGACGCCTTCATTTACCATGCCAGATTTGGCAAACGCGCCGGTATCCGGATGGGGAAGTGGAAATTACTCATCGATGTCGATGCGGGCACTTGGCGTCATCAAGGGGACGCTCTGTACGACCTCTCTGCTGATCCCGGCGAGTCAAACAATCTTGTCAAACAACATCCAGAGGTAGTAGAGCGTCTTCGGCAACGACTAAACGAATTTGAAGAAGACCTGCAGAAGAATTCTCGTGAGCCAGGCCGCATTCACGAATGA